The Methanocella arvoryzae MRE50 genome includes a region encoding these proteins:
- a CDS encoding acyltransferase: MPARRLNEVPAPQGTNSLWVWTRTRSPVRVTFNFLMLLLVRYSPSLRLKIVAMKLMGVKTGKQVSMALNTTVDIFYPELIEIGDNSIIGYNATILAHEYLIDRMRTGKVIIGRNVLIGANSTILAGVTIGDNATVSAGSLVNSDVPAGAFVGGVPARVIERKNNA; the protein is encoded by the coding sequence ATGCCCGCACGCAGGCTTAACGAAGTCCCGGCCCCGCAGGGTACGAATTCGCTATGGGTGTGGACCCGGACTCGCAGCCCTGTCCGGGTTACCTTCAACTTTTTAATGCTGCTCTTAGTACGTTACAGCCCGTCTCTGAGGCTGAAGATCGTAGCGATGAAGCTGATGGGCGTGAAAACAGGGAAACAGGTCTCGATGGCGTTAAATACGACCGTCGATATCTTCTATCCTGAGCTGATCGAGATCGGAGACAACTCGATCATAGGCTACAATGCGACAATTCTGGCCCACGAGTACCTGATTGACCGGATGCGGACGGGTAAGGTCATCATCGGCCGCAATGTGCTGATCGGGGCAAACTCGACCATCCTCGCTGGAGTCACTATCGGCGATAACGCGACTGTATCCGCCGGCTCGCTGGTCAACAGCGACGTTCCTGCCGGGGCTTTTGTCGGAGGCGTGCCTGCCAGGGTCATCGAGAGGAAAAACAATGCTTAA
- the argF gene encoding ornithine carbamoyltransferase, which produces MHFISFADMSPAEIEALIDRAEDLKRMRREGVITDYLKNRSLAMIFEKSSTRTRVSFEVGMTDLGGHALYLDPASMQLGRGETVADTGRILSSYVHGIMVRANDHDMLIELAKNSTVPVINGLSDREHPCQAVADLMTIREQKGKIKGLKFVWVGDGNNVCNSLMLACAMMGMEMVVACPKGYEPNQQILEQARSMGGNITITRDPKAASKDADVLYTDVWVSMGQEAERAQRFADLRDYQINMELVGLAKKDCLVMHCLPAHRGEEITDDAIRSPNSVIFEQAQNRLHAQKALLIRLMGKDARTQA; this is translated from the coding sequence ATGCACTTCATATCGTTTGCCGACATGTCCCCTGCTGAAATCGAAGCACTTATTGATCGGGCGGAAGACCTCAAGAGGATGCGCAGGGAGGGCGTGATCACGGATTACCTGAAGAACCGTAGCCTTGCCATGATCTTCGAGAAGTCGTCGACCCGCACCCGGGTATCCTTCGAAGTAGGCATGACTGACCTTGGCGGCCACGCGCTGTACCTCGACCCGGCGTCGATGCAGCTCGGCAGAGGCGAAACAGTCGCCGATACCGGTCGTATACTTTCGTCCTACGTCCACGGGATCATGGTAAGGGCAAACGATCACGATATGCTGATAGAACTGGCGAAAAACTCTACTGTGCCTGTTATAAACGGGCTGAGCGACCGGGAGCATCCATGTCAGGCAGTCGCCGACCTGATGACCATCCGGGAGCAAAAGGGTAAGATCAAAGGCTTGAAGTTCGTCTGGGTGGGCGATGGCAACAACGTGTGCAATTCCCTCATGCTGGCCTGTGCCATGATGGGCATGGAGATGGTCGTGGCGTGTCCTAAAGGCTATGAGCCGAATCAACAGATACTGGAGCAGGCCCGGTCCATGGGCGGCAATATTACGATTACCCGGGACCCGAAGGCAGCGTCGAAAGATGCGGACGTGCTCTACACTGACGTGTGGGTATCTATGGGTCAGGAGGCAGAAAGGGCGCAGCGGTTTGCAGACCTCCGGGACTACCAGATCAACATGGAACTGGTCGGCCTGGCTAAGAAAGACTGCCTGGTAATGCACTGCCTGCCCGCGCACCGGGGCGAGGAAATCACCGACGATGCCATTCGCAGCCCTAACTCCGTCATCTTCGAGCAGGCCCAGAACCGCCTCCACGCACAGAAAGCGCTGCTGATCAGGCTGATGGGAAAAGATGCCCGCACGCAGGCTTAA